A genomic segment from Candidatus Baltobacteraceae bacterium encodes:
- a CDS encoding insulinase family protein, with the protein MRAAALFVCAVLLAAAPCNALQSMQQRGALPHGGSYVLDPDPTISAAAIDLWFRAPGAGYDDGAPGISRLAATAAAAAPLTTGKSLVEMVHSVGGVLSIDVYPDIVGIGAVVPSSSARRVVAAMTAAYFAPAIDDASVKTAQRDSAVRAVEQRYSADQTLHDLLFKEVFSAGPAHYPPLPDSVSALTRIPTADVATFAKRAFRSDNAVLTVSGNVDTSTLEAVTDGQGNGSMDRPFNSKLSGSNGASTEQGSVDGVGLAWVGPPIVDTKAATALDFVADYLFRDETGVVSKALDALKSSTYVSGQFVTLNNPGVMLVTISGDDTKSAKQRVIDELQRLAQPLDAKTFAAAREAFLYHLASDTQTPQGQADNLGWYSAEGNASYAPGDTGGEYESTARSLDPQFVAGIVQRYLKEPVVVNLVTAKASAS; encoded by the coding sequence ATGAGGGCAGCGGCACTCTTCGTCTGCGCGGTGTTGCTCGCAGCGGCACCGTGCAATGCCTTGCAGTCGATGCAGCAGCGCGGCGCGCTGCCTCACGGCGGGTCGTACGTGCTCGATCCCGATCCGACGATTTCCGCTGCCGCCATCGATCTGTGGTTTCGCGCGCCGGGTGCGGGATACGACGACGGCGCTCCAGGAATTTCGCGTTTAGCGGCAACCGCGGCCGCGGCGGCCCCCTTGACCACCGGCAAGTCGCTCGTCGAAATGGTGCATAGCGTCGGCGGCGTTCTCTCGATCGACGTGTATCCGGATATCGTCGGCATCGGCGCCGTCGTGCCGTCGTCGTCGGCGCGGCGCGTGGTGGCGGCCATGACCGCCGCGTATTTTGCGCCCGCAATCGACGACGCATCGGTGAAGACCGCGCAGCGCGACTCGGCGGTACGCGCCGTGGAGCAGCGGTACTCGGCCGATCAGACGCTGCACGATCTGCTGTTCAAAGAAGTTTTTTCAGCCGGACCCGCACACTATCCGCCCTTGCCCGACTCGGTATCGGCGCTGACGCGGATCCCGACCGCCGACGTGGCGACGTTTGCCAAACGCGCGTTTCGTTCCGATAACGCCGTCCTGACCGTCTCGGGGAACGTCGATACGTCGACGCTCGAAGCCGTGACCGACGGCCAGGGCAACGGATCGATGGATCGTCCGTTCAACTCGAAGCTGTCGGGCTCGAACGGTGCGTCAACCGAGCAAGGATCGGTCGACGGTGTCGGTCTGGCGTGGGTCGGACCGCCGATCGTCGACACGAAAGCGGCGACCGCGCTCGATTTCGTTGCCGACTATCTGTTCCGCGATGAAACGGGCGTCGTCTCAAAAGCACTAGACGCGCTCAAATCGTCGACGTACGTCAGCGGTCAGTTCGTCACGCTCAACAATCCGGGCGTGATGCTGGTGACGATCAGCGGTGACGATACGAAATCGGCCAAGCAACGCGTGATCGACGAGCTGCAAAGGCTCGCGCAGCCGCTCGATGCCAAAACGTTCGCGGCCGCGCGCGAAGCGTTTCTCTACCACCTCGCGTCCGACACGCAGACGCCCCAAGGTCAGGCCGACAACCTTGGCTGGTATAGCGCCGAAGGCAACGCGTCGTACGCGCCCGGCGATACCGGGGGCGAGTACGAAAGCACCGCCCGCTCGCTCGATCCGCAATTCGTAGCCGGCATCGTGCAGCGATATCTGAAAGAACCGGTCGTCGTGAACTTGGTTACCGCAAAGGCGTCCGCATCGTGA
- the ftsH gene encoding ATP-dependent zinc metalloprotease FtsH, producing MSKHLRSIFLVILAAVVVFIIVERFVQPSEGAARLDYGAFYQKLEAGQVQSFHAVGLSATGDLANGTKYTVAIPNVDQTFVNEVYKRVKSTAISFDQQSNTGLFASLIGLAPLAITVLLLFFILRQAQSGGSQALSFGRSRAKMLSENRPKVTFADVAGVDEAKEELAEIVDFLKYPKKYQSLGARIPKGVLLLGPPGTGKTLLARAIAGEAGVPFLSISGSDFVEMFVGVGASRVRDLFDQAKKSAPCIVFIDEIDAVGRQRGAGLGGGHDEREQTLNQLLVEMDGFDQNTGVILIAATNRADVLDPALLRPGRFDRQIVVGRADFKGRQKILEVHARNKPLGREVSLETLAKRTPGFSGADLENLLNEAALLAARRNKNVIEMIDCDEAIDRVMVGPERKSVVMSTKSKNIAAYHESGHAVIGGLLEKADPVHKVTIIPRGMALGLTWSLPEDDRYQVTREELIAQITMALGGRLSEEIKFGDVTTGASNDFEKATELARRMVTQYGMSELGPIQYGRGQHQVFLGRDIGEERNYSEEVASKIDAQVRQIIESCYDNGKRILNENWDKVERMVGSLLEYETVEAEEVRAILEGRPFDRGAAANVAPPENESGRPAAGDEHKRSEKPSRLPPKISPEPA from the coding sequence GTGAGCAAACATCTCCGGTCGATCTTCCTCGTCATTCTGGCTGCGGTGGTGGTCTTCATCATCGTGGAACGCTTCGTGCAGCCAAGTGAGGGAGCCGCGCGCCTCGACTACGGCGCGTTCTATCAAAAGCTCGAGGCGGGACAGGTACAGTCGTTCCACGCGGTTGGGTTGTCGGCTACCGGCGACCTGGCGAACGGCACGAAATACACCGTCGCGATTCCCAACGTCGACCAGACCTTCGTCAACGAGGTCTACAAGCGTGTCAAGAGTACCGCGATCAGTTTCGATCAACAGTCGAACACCGGACTCTTCGCAAGCTTGATCGGTCTGGCGCCTCTGGCCATCACGGTGCTGCTGCTGTTCTTTATCTTGCGGCAGGCACAAAGCGGAGGCAGCCAGGCTCTCTCCTTCGGACGATCGCGCGCGAAGATGCTGTCGGAAAACCGTCCGAAGGTGACGTTCGCCGACGTGGCCGGCGTCGACGAGGCAAAAGAAGAGCTCGCCGAGATCGTCGACTTCTTGAAATATCCGAAGAAATATCAGTCGTTGGGCGCGCGCATTCCCAAGGGCGTGCTGCTGTTGGGACCGCCCGGCACCGGCAAGACGCTGCTGGCGCGCGCGATCGCGGGTGAAGCCGGCGTCCCGTTTCTTTCGATCTCCGGTTCCGACTTCGTCGAGATGTTCGTCGGCGTCGGTGCGTCGCGCGTCCGCGATCTGTTCGATCAAGCCAAGAAGTCGGCGCCCTGCATCGTCTTCATCGACGAAATCGATGCGGTCGGGCGCCAGCGCGGCGCCGGTCTCGGCGGCGGACACGACGAGCGCGAGCAAACGCTCAACCAGCTCCTCGTCGAGATGGACGGCTTCGACCAGAACACCGGCGTTATTCTGATCGCGGCAACCAACCGTGCCGACGTCCTGGATCCGGCGCTGTTGCGTCCGGGCCGCTTCGACCGGCAGATCGTCGTCGGGCGTGCCGATTTCAAGGGCCGTCAGAAAATTCTCGAAGTGCATGCGCGCAACAAGCCGCTGGGGCGCGAAGTTTCGTTGGAGACGCTTGCAAAACGAACGCCCGGATTCTCGGGCGCCGACCTGGAGAATCTCCTGAACGAAGCGGCACTCCTGGCGGCGCGACGCAACAAGAACGTCATCGAGATGATCGATTGCGATGAAGCGATCGACCGCGTCATGGTCGGTCCCGAGCGCAAGTCGGTGGTGATGTCGACAAAATCGAAGAACATCGCCGCCTATCACGAGTCGGGCCACGCCGTCATCGGCGGGCTGCTCGAAAAGGCCGATCCGGTGCACAAGGTCACGATCATTCCGCGCGGCATGGCGCTGGGTTTGACCTGGTCGTTGCCTGAAGACGACCGCTATCAAGTCACGCGCGAAGAACTCATCGCGCAGATCACGATGGCGCTGGGCGGCCGCCTCTCCGAAGAGATCAAGTTCGGCGACGTCACGACCGGCGCGAGTAACGACTTCGAGAAAGCGACCGAGCTCGCGCGCCGGATGGTCACGCAATACGGCATGAGCGAGCTGGGTCCGATTCAGTACGGTCGCGGCCAGCATCAGGTATTCTTGGGACGCGACATCGGCGAAGAGCGCAACTACTCAGAGGAAGTCGCGAGCAAGATCGACGCGCAGGTTCGACAGATCATCGAATCGTGTTACGACAACGGCAAGCGCATTCTCAACGAAAACTGGGATAAGGTCGAGCGCATGGTGGGCTCGCTGCTCGAATACGAAACGGTCGAGGCCGAAGAGGTCAGGGCCATTCTCGAAGGCCGTCCGTTCGATCGTGGTGCCGCCGCCAACGTCGCCCCGCCGGAGAATGAAAGCGGTCGTCCCGCCGCCGGCGACGAGCACAAGCGTTCCGAAAAGCCCTCACGTCTGCCCCCGAAGATTTCGCCGGAACCGGCATGA
- the hpt gene encoding hypoxanthine phosphoribosyltransferase — MERPAAGRRLYGQDQIEAAVARLAGEVAKTYRGQPLVLLGVLKGALYFTVDLARALAGVAGGPSEIFVDYISVVSYEGAESSGNVRLLLDEATPLEGRHLLIVEDIADNGLTLAYLQTLLSERRPASLRTCTLFDKPSRRRVQVRLDFVGLTVPNTFAVGYGLDYQEMYRNLPYLAELEIQESQRELT, encoded by the coding sequence GTGGAGAGGCCGGCCGCCGGCCGGCGACTCTACGGCCAGGATCAGATCGAGGCCGCGGTCGCGCGCCTCGCCGGGGAGGTGGCGAAGACCTACCGGGGGCAACCGCTGGTCCTGCTCGGCGTGTTGAAGGGGGCGCTGTACTTTACGGTCGATTTAGCGCGGGCGCTAGCCGGGGTTGCCGGTGGGCCAAGCGAGATCTTCGTGGACTACATCTCCGTCGTCAGTTATGAAGGTGCCGAGTCGAGCGGGAACGTTCGGCTGCTGCTCGACGAAGCGACGCCGCTGGAAGGGCGGCACCTGCTGATCGTGGAGGACATCGCCGATAACGGTCTCACGTTGGCATATCTGCAAACGTTGCTATCGGAGCGGCGGCCTGCAAGCCTGCGGACGTGCACCCTGTTCGACAAGCCGTCGCGGCGCAGGGTACAGGTTCGGCTCGATTTCGTGGGGCTAACCGTGCCGAACACCTTTGCCGTAGGTTACGGTTTGGACTACCAGGAAATGTATCGGAACCTGCCCTACCTGGCGGAGTTGGAAATACAAGAAAGTCAACGCGAATTAACGTGA
- the tilS gene encoding tRNA lysidine(34) synthetase TilS: protein MRGARPHAAIEQSIERDGIVRPGERIVIACSGGADSVALVAALHAVAKPMTLALSVAHVNHGTRRSAWQDECVALRIGATFEMPVDVVALDAVSDAENELRAARYAALGDIARRRGAGVVATAHHAEDQSETVLLALFRGAGPEGLAGMASRRRLDEGVDLARPLLRIPAGELRGYCHAESLPYCVDPTNADDDRRRNAVRSALGALRPLFPGLDEAVARAAHLAGDEVRSPERAELRRLVREHLSREDSLRDVDFTHVEAAVRALESGSSGSFYMKAGIRLEIERGAIAGITKG, encoded by the coding sequence ATGCGAGGCGCGCGGCCGCATGCGGCCATCGAGCAATCCATCGAACGCGACGGAATCGTGCGGCCCGGCGAGCGCATCGTCATCGCGTGCAGCGGCGGTGCCGACTCGGTCGCTCTCGTTGCCGCGTTGCACGCCGTCGCCAAACCCATGACGCTTGCTCTATCGGTCGCGCACGTCAATCACGGCACGCGCCGATCCGCTTGGCAAGACGAATGCGTCGCGCTGCGCATCGGGGCGACGTTCGAGATGCCGGTCGACGTGGTGGCGCTCGACGCGGTAAGCGACGCCGAGAACGAGCTGCGCGCGGCGCGTTACGCCGCGCTGGGCGATATCGCGCGGCGGCGCGGGGCGGGCGTCGTGGCGACGGCGCACCACGCCGAGGATCAGAGCGAGACGGTGTTGCTCGCGCTCTTCCGGGGCGCCGGTCCCGAGGGTTTGGCGGGCATGGCGTCTCGCCGCCGGCTCGACGAGGGCGTCGATCTCGCCCGGCCCTTGCTTCGCATTCCCGCCGGCGAGCTGCGCGGGTATTGCCACGCCGAATCGCTGCCCTATTGCGTCGACCCGACCAACGCCGACGACGACCGGCGGCGCAACGCGGTTCGCAGCGCCCTGGGAGCACTGCGCCCGCTCTTCCCCGGCCTGGACGAGGCAGTGGCTCGGGCGGCCCATCTGGCGGGCGACGAGGTTCGGTCGCCCGAGCGCGCCGAACTGCGGCGTCTGGTTCGGGAGCACCTCTCACGTGAGGACAGCCTGCGCGACGTCGATTTCACTCACGTCGAGGCAGCGGTTCGAGCGCTCGAAAGCGGCAGCAGCGGGAGCTTTTATATGAAGGCTGGGATTCGGCTGGAGATCGAGCGCGGCGCGATAGCGGGTATCACCAAGGGATGA
- the smpB gene encoding SsrA-binding protein SmpB: MKSKQARIQVKSEAKKHNSPTIDNRRARHEYHILESLEAGLVLTGTEVKSIRAGGASLTEAYARFRDGEAWLLGMHVPPYKQGSFANTEPNRPRKLLLHKEQIAELQGRVSEKGFTIVPLRLYFTRGMAKVQLGLARGKKVWDKRADVAKRDVEREIARHVR; this comes from the coding sequence TTGAAGTCTAAGCAAGCACGTATTCAGGTAAAATCGGAGGCCAAAAAACACAACTCGCCGACGATCGACAACCGGCGCGCGCGGCACGAGTATCACATCCTCGAGTCGCTCGAAGCCGGCCTCGTGCTCACCGGCACCGAGGTCAAGTCGATTCGTGCCGGCGGCGCGAGCTTGACCGAAGCGTACGCACGCTTTCGCGACGGCGAAGCGTGGCTGTTAGGGATGCACGTGCCGCCGTATAAGCAAGGCAGCTTCGCCAATACCGAGCCAAACCGCCCGCGCAAGCTGCTCTTGCATAAGGAGCAGATCGCGGAGCTGCAGGGACGCGTCTCCGAAAAAGGATTTACGATCGTGCCGCTGCGGCTGTATTTCACGCGCGGCATGGCAAAAGTGCAGCTCGGGCTCGCGCGCGGCAAGAAGGTTTGGGACAAGCGCGCGGACGTCGCCAAGCGCGACGTCGAGCGCGAGATCGCGCGACACGTCCGATAG
- a CDS encoding PaaI family thioesterase produces the protein MIPGDIPFDDGNCFACGPANPIGLHLHFDRAETEGVRCNALLASQFQGWRGIAHGGIVMALLDEAMAHAAGFAGQRGVTASVTVRFRKPVPLERPIDIRGRVAWQRRNVLGVEAKIFDEAGTLLAEAEGHFVSRGPLEAADDRRNPALRQAQDDKF, from the coding sequence ATGATCCCGGGCGACATTCCATTTGACGACGGCAACTGTTTTGCGTGCGGGCCGGCCAATCCAATCGGGTTGCACTTGCATTTCGATCGTGCCGAAACCGAAGGCGTGCGCTGCAATGCGTTGCTTGCGTCGCAGTTTCAAGGGTGGCGCGGTATCGCGCACGGCGGCATCGTGATGGCCCTGCTCGACGAAGCGATGGCGCACGCCGCGGGCTTTGCCGGTCAGCGCGGCGTGACGGCGAGCGTCACCGTGCGGTTTCGCAAACCGGTTCCGCTCGAGCGGCCGATCGACATCCGCGGCCGCGTCGCGTGGCAGCGCCGTAACGTCCTCGGCGTCGAGGCGAAGATCTTCGATGAAGCCGGCACCCTGCTTGCCGAGGCCGAAGGCCACTTCGTCTCGCGCGGCCCACTCGAAGCAGCCGACGATCGGCGCAATCCAGCCCTTCGACAAGCTCAGGATGACAAGTTTTGA
- a CDS encoding metallophosphoesterase family protein: protein MTRYAIVSDVHGNLDSLKIAMAMMEPDDRVISLGDMVGYGPNPNECVALLRERSVHAVLGNHDLAATENYGVEYFNDAAREAIAWTQSVLDDDSRKWLNTLPYELRLPEFLLVHGAPVNYFEYVLDKRTAASAFERTDAPLVFIGHTHIAEYWVQQADGSIGLKHMQHGGELELDPALRYIVDVGSVGQPRDLNPEASFVFYEPEKRRVEWVRYPYPIDEVQHKIHACHLPGYLADRLKIGR, encoded by the coding sequence ATGACGCGCTACGCCATCGTCTCCGACGTCCACGGCAATCTCGATTCGCTGAAAATCGCCATGGCCATGATGGAGCCGGACGACCGCGTCATCTCGCTGGGCGACATGGTCGGCTACGGGCCCAATCCCAACGAGTGCGTCGCCCTGTTGCGCGAGCGGAGCGTTCACGCCGTGCTCGGCAACCACGATCTCGCCGCGACCGAGAACTACGGCGTCGAGTACTTCAACGACGCGGCGCGCGAAGCGATCGCGTGGACGCAATCGGTGCTCGACGACGACAGCCGCAAGTGGCTCAACACGCTGCCGTACGAGCTGCGGCTGCCGGAGTTTTTGCTGGTGCACGGCGCGCCGGTCAACTACTTCGAATACGTGCTCGATAAACGCACCGCCGCCTCGGCGTTCGAGCGCACCGACGCGCCGCTGGTCTTCATCGGCCACACGCACATCGCCGAGTACTGGGTGCAGCAAGCCGACGGAAGCATCGGTCTCAAGCACATGCAGCACGGCGGCGAGCTCGAGCTCGATCCGGCGCTGCGCTATATCGTCGACGTCGGAAGCGTCGGGCAGCCGCGCGACCTCAATCCGGAAGCGTCGTTCGTCTTCTACGAACCCGAGAAACGGCGCGTCGAATGGGTGCGCTATCCCTATCCGATCGACGAAGTGCAGCATAAGATCCACGCCTGCCACCTTCCGGGATACTTGGCGGATCGACTCAAAATCGGCCGATGA
- a CDS encoding aminotransferase class I/II-fold pyridoxal phosphate-dependent enzyme: MIRPTPAIEAIPATVPFVGPEQLMRETGHGELLRLGANESAFGPSPKAVAAMTAELSRLSWYGDPESLDLRDALAAKHRCSPEQITVGSGIDDVMGLAVRAFVTPGAAALTTRGTYPTFNYHVIGYGGRLLYAPYRDDGTLDLDAMLEIAGRERPAIVYLANPDNPSGSFVKRDGIARFFERLPHDSLFLLDEAYADFVDETDLLPPAFEDRIVRMRTFSKAYGMAGARIGYGLASKAIVEIFQKIRLHYGINRNAQIGALASLQDEAFRDYVVRETARARDDYYALARELALGYVESCANFVCIDLGSAERATAVMNELLRRGVWIRKPGAAPLDRCVRVSAGTSEMRHAFADAFRAVLSESPVEAR; encoded by the coding sequence TTGATTCGTCCCACGCCTGCCATCGAGGCGATTCCCGCCACCGTGCCGTTCGTCGGCCCCGAGCAGCTGATGCGCGAAACGGGTCACGGTGAGCTGCTGCGCTTGGGCGCCAACGAAAGCGCGTTCGGACCGTCGCCCAAAGCCGTCGCAGCGATGACGGCGGAGCTTTCACGCTTGAGCTGGTACGGCGATCCGGAATCGCTCGATCTGCGCGACGCGCTCGCCGCCAAACACCGCTGTTCGCCGGAGCAAATCACCGTCGGCTCGGGTATCGACGACGTGATGGGTTTGGCGGTGCGCGCGTTCGTTACGCCGGGCGCCGCCGCGCTGACGACGCGCGGCACCTATCCGACGTTCAACTATCACGTCATCGGGTACGGCGGGCGTTTGCTCTACGCGCCGTATCGCGACGACGGAACGCTCGACCTCGACGCTATGCTCGAGATCGCAGGGCGCGAACGCCCCGCAATCGTTTACTTGGCAAACCCGGACAATCCGAGCGGGTCGTTCGTGAAGCGCGACGGGATCGCGCGATTCTTCGAACGGTTGCCGCACGATTCGCTGTTCCTGCTCGACGAAGCGTACGCCGATTTCGTCGACGAAACGGACTTACTGCCGCCGGCGTTCGAAGACCGAATCGTTCGCATGCGAACGTTTTCCAAAGCTTACGGGATGGCCGGCGCACGTATCGGCTATGGACTCGCGAGCAAAGCCATCGTCGAGATCTTCCAAAAGATTCGGCTGCACTACGGCATCAATCGCAACGCGCAAATCGGTGCGCTGGCCTCGCTGCAAGACGAAGCGTTTCGCGACTACGTGGTGCGCGAGACGGCGCGGGCGCGCGACGACTACTATGCGCTGGCGCGCGAGCTGGCACTAGGGTACGTCGAGTCGTGCGCGAACTTCGTTTGCATCGATTTAGGGAGCGCCGAACGCGCGACGGCCGTCATGAACGAGCTGCTCCGCCGCGGCGTGTGGATCCGCAAGCCGGGAGCCGCACCGCTCGACCGCTGCGTTCGCGTCAGCGCCGGTACTTCCGAGATGCGGCACGCCTTCGCGGACGCGTTTCGCGCCGTGCTGTCTGAATCGCCTGTGGAGGCGAGATGA
- a CDS encoding molybdopterin molybdotransferase MoeA produces the protein MEKRAITRSAKALLPGRGFDEEKLVAPRQAIVTFFSHVTVPPPDTERVPFERAFGRVLAEDAIADDDYPSVVRSAMDGFAVAAASTPGSLRIAGDVRMGHSETSLAGGCAVRIPTGGALPEGSDAVVPIENATVSNGTVRIDTAVESGENAIEMGADMRRGERVLRARLRIGSPHVGLFAALGMTDVAVYRQPLVGVLSSGDEIVPPSQRPRPGEVRDSNRYAIAASLTAMGARVRHFPTLADEERAFNDGLRTALDQCDAVVVTGGSSVGERDRLPGAVAALGEPGVVVHGLRLRPGKPLLLGALGAKPILGLPGNPTSALMMLEAVAAPIVAALTGAPIVAPSLRARLAAPLRGRSGWTWYVPVALEDEAGAPVAHPLPLRSFSVSLTARAGGYVIMDERDDHWAEGAIVTVHRFIGS, from the coding sequence ATGGAAAAACGCGCCATTACGCGCTCTGCAAAGGCACTCCTACCGGGCCGAGGTTTCGACGAAGAAAAGCTCGTCGCGCCGCGCCAGGCTATCGTTACGTTTTTCTCGCACGTCACCGTGCCGCCGCCGGACACCGAGCGCGTCCCGTTCGAGCGCGCGTTCGGGCGCGTTTTGGCCGAAGATGCGATTGCCGACGACGATTATCCCAGCGTTGTGCGTTCGGCGATGGATGGTTTCGCCGTCGCAGCCGCGTCGACGCCTGGCTCGCTGCGAATCGCCGGCGACGTGCGGATGGGCCATAGTGAGACGTCGCTGGCCGGCGGATGCGCGGTGCGAATACCGACCGGCGGCGCGCTTCCCGAGGGATCCGATGCCGTCGTTCCGATCGAGAACGCGACCGTTTCGAACGGAACCGTTCGCATCGACACCGCCGTCGAAAGCGGCGAAAACGCGATCGAGATGGGTGCCGACATGCGTCGCGGCGAGCGCGTTCTGCGTGCCCGGCTTCGTATCGGATCGCCGCACGTCGGTCTTTTTGCGGCGCTCGGTATGACCGACGTTGCGGTGTACCGTCAGCCGCTGGTCGGCGTGCTTTCTTCGGGCGACGAAATCGTGCCGCCCTCGCAACGCCCGCGGCCGGGCGAAGTGCGCGATTCCAACCGCTACGCAATCGCGGCGTCGTTAACCGCGATGGGCGCGCGCGTTCGTCACTTTCCGACGCTGGCCGATGAAGAGCGCGCCTTCAACGATGGGTTGCGCACGGCACTCGACCAATGCGACGCCGTCGTGGTTACCGGCGGGTCGTCGGTCGGCGAACGCGACCGGCTCCCGGGCGCGGTTGCTGCGCTAGGCGAGCCGGGCGTCGTGGTTCACGGCCTGCGGCTGCGGCCCGGAAAACCGTTGCTGCTGGGCGCTTTGGGCGCAAAACCCATTCTGGGTCTGCCCGGAAATCCGACGTCGGCGCTGATGATGCTCGAAGCGGTGGCGGCGCCCATCGTGGCAGCGCTGACCGGCGCGCCGATCGTTGCGCCGTCGCTGCGAGCCCGCCTGGCCGCGCCCTTGCGCGGCCGGTCCGGCTGGACGTGGTACGTCCCGGTTGCGCTCGAAGATGAGGCTGGGGCCCCCGTGGCGCATCCACTCCCTCTACGCTCGTTTTCGGTGAGCTTGACGGCGCGCGCCGGGGGATACGTCATCATGGACGAGCGCGACGACCATTGGGCTGAAGGGGCGATCGTAACGGTCCACCGTTTCATCGGAAGTTGA
- the serS gene encoding serine--tRNA ligase — protein sequence MLDIVVVRRDPDRVRRSARRRGHDPSFVDDVLRYDVEYRSALSTVEQAQAEKNRLSAEIGKAVDKAAAARELRPRIDELSVTISQREGRAKALAPDTPGSPLRDLLENTPNLLDDSVPEGTTEADNVEVRVWGTPRAFDFTPKPHWEVGEGLDIVDFERAAKLSGSRFALLRGAGARLSRALVNFFLDRAIEAGYVEVNPPLLVNRSTMWSTGQLSKFADAMFADADADLFMIPTAEVPLTAMHGNEILTIGDLPRRYTAYTPCFRKEAGAAGKDTRGLIRLHQFEKVELVWLAAPEASFDALERLVGDAEACLQALELPHRVVALCGGDVGFNAAKTYDVEVWLPSVNAYREISSCSNCTDFQARRAAIRFRRDPKSKPELAHTLNGSALAIGRTLVAILENYQQADGSVAVPKVLQPYTKFDRIASPS from the coding sequence ATGCTCGATATCGTCGTCGTTCGCCGCGATCCCGATCGCGTTCGACGGTCGGCCCGTCGCCGCGGGCACGACCCGTCGTTCGTCGATGACGTTCTGCGCTACGACGTGGAGTACCGCTCGGCGCTTTCCACAGTCGAGCAGGCGCAAGCCGAGAAAAATCGGCTCTCCGCGGAGATCGGAAAAGCCGTCGACAAGGCTGCCGCAGCGCGCGAACTGCGCCCACGGATCGACGAGTTGAGCGTCACGATTTCGCAACGCGAGGGGCGCGCGAAAGCGCTTGCACCCGATACGCCGGGCTCGCCGCTGCGCGATCTGTTGGAGAATACGCCGAACCTTCTCGACGATTCGGTTCCCGAAGGCACGACTGAAGCCGACAACGTCGAAGTGCGCGTCTGGGGCACGCCGCGCGCGTTCGATTTTACGCCTAAACCGCATTGGGAAGTCGGCGAAGGACTCGACATCGTCGACTTCGAGCGTGCCGCAAAACTCTCGGGAAGCCGCTTTGCGCTGCTGCGGGGCGCGGGCGCGCGACTGTCGCGTGCACTCGTCAACTTCTTCCTAGATCGCGCGATCGAAGCGGGATACGTCGAAGTGAATCCGCCGCTGCTCGTCAACCGTTCCACGATGTGGTCGACCGGCCAACTCAGCAAGTTTGCCGACGCGATGTTTGCCGATGCGGACGCGGATCTCTTCATGATTCCGACCGCGGAGGTTCCCCTCACCGCGATGCACGGCAACGAGATTCTCACCATCGGCGATCTGCCGCGCCGGTACACCGCTTACACGCCTTGTTTTCGCAAAGAAGCCGGCGCCGCCGGAAAAGACACGCGTGGGTTGATTCGGCTGCATCAGTTCGAAAAAGTCGAGCTCGTTTGGCTCGCGGCGCCCGAGGCGTCGTTCGACGCGCTCGAACGTTTGGTGGGCGATGCGGAGGCGTGCCTCCAAGCCCTCGAGCTGCCGCATCGCGTCGTGGCGCTGTGTGGGGGCGACGTCGGCTTCAACGCCGCCAAAACCTACGACGTCGAGGTGTGGCTTCCGAGCGTCAACGCGTATCGCGAGATCAGCTCGTGTTCGAACTGCACCGATTTTCAAGCGCGCCGCGCGGCAATTCGTTTCCGCCGGGATCCAAAATCGAAACCGGAACTCGCACACACGCTCAACGGATCCGCGCTCGCCATCGGTCGCACGCTCGTCGCGATTTTAGAAAACTATCAGCAGGCCGACGGCAGCGTCGCGGTTCCGAAGGTGTTGCAACCCTACACCAAGTTCGACCGCATCGCATCACCTTCGTAG